The following are encoded in a window of Flavobacterium cupriresistens genomic DNA:
- the mobB gene encoding conjugal transfer protein MobB has protein sequence MVAKIGRGQNLTGVLSYNQLKVEKEKAEVLFTHKILETPDGHYSIHQMFRSFEPYLLANRKTEKAVLHISINPNPKDNVSDEKFNVIAEEYMQKMGYGEQPFVVFKHTDIERTHIHIVSVCVDEQGRKISDSYERMRSMDICRDLEKKYGLIVARENEQQQNNKTFAPVDYKANDLKSHVASVVRYLPKYYHFQSLGEYNALLSLFNITVEEVKGELHGKPKNGLVYFALNENGAKGSNPFKASLFGKTAGHQHLQNHFEESKVVLKQNDTRLSIKGTIETALKTTTDEQDFKKQLAEKGINVVVLRNDTGRIYGITFIDHNSKTVWNGSRLGKEFSANVFNEWWNKGLKPEVRNSEDTETIINKPVSESLPAEKTHDLFNFLSNHSPVHSDDSHSSIEGFGGLLPESQGEDYQEQDFANKMKKKKKRKRGQ, from the coding sequence ATGGTAGCTAAAATTGGTAGAGGACAAAATTTGACGGGTGTACTTTCCTATAATCAACTCAAAGTTGAGAAAGAAAAGGCTGAGGTTCTCTTTACCCATAAAATATTGGAAACACCTGATGGTCATTATTCTATTCATCAAATGTTCCGTTCTTTTGAACCATACCTATTAGCTAATCGCAAAACAGAGAAAGCGGTACTGCATATATCTATCAATCCTAATCCTAAAGACAATGTCAGTGATGAAAAATTTAATGTTATTGCAGAGGAGTATATGCAAAAAATGGGATACGGTGAACAGCCCTTCGTTGTATTTAAACATACTGATATTGAGCGTACTCATATTCACATTGTATCAGTTTGTGTAGATGAGCAAGGCAGAAAAATTTCGGATAGTTATGAGCGTATGCGCTCTATGGATATATGTCGTGACTTAGAGAAAAAGTATGGATTGATCGTAGCTAGAGAGAATGAGCAACAACAAAATAATAAAACATTCGCTCCTGTAGATTATAAAGCCAATGACCTTAAAAGTCATGTTGCTTCAGTTGTACGTTATCTCCCAAAATATTATCATTTTCAAAGTTTGGGAGAATATAATGCGTTGTTATCTCTTTTCAATATCACTGTCGAAGAAGTGAAAGGAGAATTGCACGGAAAACCCAAAAACGGATTAGTCTATTTTGCATTAAACGAAAACGGAGCAAAAGGCAGTAACCCATTTAAAGCCTCTCTTTTTGGAAAAACTGCAGGACACCAGCACCTTCAAAATCATTTTGAAGAGTCTAAAGTTGTACTTAAACAAAATGATACAAGGCTGTCAATTAAAGGAACAATTGAAACAGCACTAAAAACCACAACCGATGAACAGGATTTTAAAAAACAATTGGCTGAAAAAGGAATTAATGTTGTTGTTCTGCGAAATGACACAGGACGAATTTATGGAATTACATTCATCGACCACAATTCCAAAACGGTATGGAATGGTTCGCGTTTGGGAAAAGAATTCTCAGCTAATGTATTCAACGAATGGTGGAATAAGGGATTAAAACCAGAAGTTAGAAATAGTGAGGATACAGAGACAATTATAAACAAACCAGTATCCGAAAGTTTACCAGCTGAGAAAACTCACGATTTATTTAATTTTTTAAGTAATCATAGTCCTGTGCACTCTGATGATAGCCATAGCAGTATAGAAGGTTTCGGTGGATTATTACCCGAATCTCAGGGAGAAGATTATCAGGAACAGGATTTTGCCAATAAGATGAAAAAGAAAAAGAAACGTAAGAGAGGTCAATAG
- the mobC gene encoding conjugal transfer protein MobC: MQGEDDLRGLAKIMEFMRAVSILLVLMHCYWFCYGFFKEEQWTLSIIDKILGNFQRTAGLFSHTLYTKLFALVLLALSCLGSKGVKNEKITWRKIYVALTIGFVFFFLNTPLLKLPVEMGTFLYVFTLSLGYISLLMAGVWMSRLLKNSLMDDVFNTENESFMQETQLMQNEYSVNLPTKFWYHKKQHNGWINVVNPFRATIVLGTPGSGKSYAVVNNYIKQHIEKGFSMYIYDFKFDDLSTIAYNHLLKHTDKYKVKPKFYVINFDDPRRSHRCNPINPDFMTDISDAYESAYTIMLNLNRSWIQKQGDFFVESPIILLAAIIWFLKIYENGKYCTFPHAIELLNKKYADVFTILTTYSELENYLSPFMDAWQGGAQDQLQGQIASAKIPLSRMISPQLYWVMTGDDFSLDINNPNEPKILCVGNNPDRQNIYSAALGLYNSRIVKLINKKGQLKSSVIIDELPTIYFRGLDNLIATARSNKVAVCLGFQDYSQLTRDYGDKESKVIQNTVGNIFSGQVVGETAKSLSERFGKVLQKRQSMTINRNDKSTSISTQLDSLIPASKISTLTQGLFVGAVSDNFEERIEQKIFHAEIVVDNEKVAAETKTYQKIPEIRSFVNEESLDMMKVEIEANYKQIKQDVIQIITDEMLRITNDPDLQYLIKKEQTKKPSI; the protein is encoded by the coding sequence ATGCAGGGAGAAGATGATTTAAGGGGATTAGCCAAGATTATGGAGTTTATGCGTGCCGTGAGCATTTTATTGGTACTGATGCATTGCTATTGGTTTTGTTACGGGTTCTTCAAAGAAGAACAATGGACGTTATCGATCATTGATAAAATACTAGGAAACTTTCAACGAACAGCAGGGTTGTTTTCGCATACTCTGTATACTAAACTATTTGCTTTGGTTCTTCTTGCATTAAGCTGTTTGGGCAGTAAGGGGGTAAAAAACGAAAAGATAACCTGGAGAAAAATTTATGTAGCGCTCACAATAGGCTTTGTTTTTTTCTTTCTCAATACACCATTACTAAAGCTGCCTGTAGAAATGGGCACCTTTTTATATGTTTTCACTTTGAGTCTTGGGTATATCTCCCTTCTGATGGCAGGTGTATGGATGAGCAGGTTACTCAAAAACAGCCTTATGGATGATGTTTTTAATACCGAAAATGAGAGCTTTATGCAGGAAACCCAGTTAATGCAAAACGAGTATTCAGTTAATCTGCCTACCAAATTTTGGTACCATAAAAAACAACATAACGGTTGGATCAATGTCGTAAACCCTTTCAGGGCAACAATTGTTCTTGGAACACCCGGTTCTGGAAAATCATATGCCGTTGTCAACAATTATATTAAGCAACACATTGAAAAAGGTTTCTCGATGTACATTTATGATTTTAAGTTTGATGACCTTTCAACGATTGCTTACAATCATCTATTAAAACATACTGACAAATACAAAGTCAAACCAAAATTCTATGTTATCAATTTTGATGATCCCAGAAGAAGTCACCGATGCAACCCAATTAATCCAGATTTTATGACTGATATCTCGGATGCTTATGAGTCTGCCTATACCATCATGTTGAACCTGAACCGTTCCTGGATACAGAAGCAGGGTGATTTCTTTGTAGAAAGTCCCATCATTCTTTTGGCGGCCATTATCTGGTTTTTAAAAATTTATGAGAATGGCAAGTATTGTACTTTTCCTCACGCGATTGAACTACTAAATAAAAAATATGCAGATGTGTTCACAATTTTAACCACATATTCTGAGTTAGAAAATTATCTTTCTCCATTTATGGATGCGTGGCAAGGTGGTGCACAGGATCAATTACAAGGACAAATTGCCAGTGCTAAAATCCCTTTGTCCAGAATGATTTCCCCACAATTATATTGGGTAATGACTGGTGATGATTTTTCGTTGGATATTAATAATCCAAATGAACCTAAAATACTTTGTGTAGGTAATAACCCCGACAGGCAGAACATATATTCCGCTGCTTTAGGATTGTACAATTCCCGAATTGTAAAACTTATTAATAAAAAAGGACAACTAAAAAGTTCCGTAATCATAGATGAACTTCCAACTATTTACTTCAGGGGACTGGATAATTTAATTGCTACTGCACGAAGTAATAAGGTGGCAGTATGTTTGGGATTTCAGGATTACTCACAATTAACTCGCGATTATGGAGATAAAGAGAGTAAGGTAATTCAAAATACGGTAGGTAATATTTTTAGCGGTCAGGTTGTTGGGGAAACTGCCAAAAGTTTGTCTGAACGTTTTGGTAAAGTATTACAGAAAAGACAAAGTATGACCATCAATAGAAATGATAAATCAACTTCTATATCTACACAGCTCGACAGTCTTATTCCAGCTTCTAAAATTTCTACACTAACACAAGGACTCTTTGTGGGAGCTGTATCAGACAATTTTGAAGAACGCATAGAACAAAAAATATTTCATGCCGAAATTGTGGTAGATAATGAAAAGGTAGCAGCTGAAACTAAAACCTACCAGAAAATTCCGGAGATACGATCTTTTGTAAACGAGGAAAGCCTTGATATGATGAAAGTAGAAATCGAAGCCAATTATAAACAGATCAAACAAGATGTTATTCAAATTATAACCGATGAGATGCTACGCATTACTAATGATCCTGATTTGCAATATTTGATTAAAAAAGAACAGACTAAGAAGCCTTCAATTTAG
- a CDS encoding N-6 DNA methylase → MAFNKREHLKNNIEALQLIFQIEKEKRQATETERKVLMQYSGFGGLKFVLNPADKPEDISRWVKSEQELFALTQELHQLLRINSDDEKQYHRYIESLRNSVLTAFYTPPLVIESIVNSFKEIEIHIERFLEPSAGTGSFIEAFKNNTTSHIAAYEKELLTGKIVKQLYPDNSIRITGFEEIPDKEKDSYDVIASNIPFGDTSIFDLSYIRSKDPAQVQATRSIHNYFFLKGIDMLRNGGILAFITSQGVLNSTKNEPIRQALMKSCDLISAIRLPNNLFTDYAGTDVGSDLIVLQKNNAKLLLSETEQQFCKTYLTPENTTNNLLFENLQRIVHTSLYKGTDQYGKSTWIYEHKDGAQGIARDLKSMLSFDISNNLDSQLYKGLNKIETIVPLSISQPVNFPIEIKKEESNESKSVIATNSSEIAQLSLFSFYDNTPEVRPIPQRKKTVKSSNKSSHFKIQQGNLFDFPVRQNDTVTPANSEENKVKNNEVFGNLFSEDNKEQFNIVPKPDIYKGELKPFHRNECLVVDKGYVGYLKDLNQDEEKAIFHPLILAPTQKSRAEFYINLRDAYQELYQKEAEKQTEHKQERQTLNRLYDIFIKRYGSLNSAENIKLIKTDSAGNEIPYLERVVGGVVHKSDIFHAPVSFSTATFTTDNPDEALAASLNRYGAVRLDYMSQISKLSFDDLKEALHGRIFFNPLEKQYEISEKWVSGNVVLKSEELIAYIGNNPDDKDAEESLSALQEAVPRRIEFEELDFNLGERWIPTGIYNHFATYLFNTEVRIQYTENTDDFSINCDKKNIHITEKFAIKSQTRSYDGISLFKHALVNTTPDITKKIIIGDQEVKVRDMEAIQMANTKIDEIRKAFSDWLYAQNDEFKERLTDKYNDTFNCFVRPQYNGSHQDFPGLDRKALGIEDLYSSQKDAVWMIKLNRGAICDHEVGAGKTLIMCAAAQEMKRLGLAHKPMIIGLKANVHEIAETYRKAYPHAKILYPGKEDFTPQKRLRIFGDIKNNDWDCIILTHDQFGMIPQSPEMQKEILQAELDSVEENLSVLESQGKEVSRAMLKGVIVRKQNLEVKLKTLEHDIENRKDDVVDFKMMGIDHLLVDESHRFKNLMFNTRHDRVAGLGNMQGSQKALNLLFAIRTIQERSRKDLGATFLSGTTISNSLTELYLLFKYLRPQAMKKQGISCFDAWAAIYARKTTDYEFSVANNIVQKERFRYFIKVPELAQFYSEITDYRTAKDIGIDRPEKNEILYNIPPTPQQEVFIKNLMEFAKTGDATKLGRAKLSDSEEKAKMLIATDYARKMSLDMRMISSKYDDHPDNKASHCALNIAKYYNQFNAQKGTQFVFSDLGTYKPGQWNVYSEVKRKLIVDHGIPAHEIRFIQEAKTDKMRREFISAMNEGKIRILFGSTDMLGTGVNAQKRSVTIHHLDTPWRPSDLSQRNGRAIRKGNEIAKHFGDNKVDVIIYAVEKSLDSYKFNLLHNKQLFIDQLKNNSLSKRTIDEGSMDEKSGMNFSEYVAILSGNTDLLEKAKLEKKITSLESERHAFTRSKSMSRYKLEDNTATLTTSKSRVALFTLDWKNLQKRIQKTQEGTILNPVQLIGLQSNADIKEIGQKLNVIADKARTEGQYEEIGTLYGFSLLVKTEVSQKENVNIKDNRFFVQGESSIKYTYNNGQMASDPKLATMNFLNALEKIPDLINQEQKKINAIEKDIPVLQEVVNGVWTKENSLAELKTELAALERKIQLSIAPEKQQESEELESVNNQNGTPKLKAS, encoded by the coding sequence ATGGCCTTCAATAAGAGGGAACATCTGAAAAACAATATAGAGGCGTTGCAACTTATTTTCCAAATTGAAAAAGAAAAACGCCAAGCTACTGAAACCGAGCGAAAAGTACTAATGCAGTATAGCGGTTTTGGCGGTCTTAAATTTGTACTCAATCCTGCCGATAAGCCTGAAGACATCAGTCGTTGGGTAAAATCAGAACAAGAACTCTTTGCTCTTACCCAAGAACTTCACCAACTGCTACGGATAAATTCGGACGACGAAAAACAATACCATCGTTATATAGAAAGCTTAAGAAATTCTGTTCTGACTGCTTTCTACACTCCTCCTCTAGTTATTGAATCCATTGTAAATTCCTTTAAGGAAATTGAGATACATATTGAGCGCTTCTTAGAACCATCTGCAGGAACCGGATCATTTATTGAAGCTTTTAAGAATAATACTACATCACATATTGCTGCATATGAAAAGGAATTACTTACAGGAAAAATAGTAAAACAGCTCTATCCTGATAACAGCATCAGAATTACCGGATTTGAAGAAATACCTGATAAGGAAAAAGATAGTTATGATGTTATTGCCAGTAATATACCATTTGGAGATACCTCAATATTTGATCTTTCTTATATCCGTAGTAAAGACCCCGCTCAAGTACAGGCTACCCGAAGTATTCATAACTATTTCTTTTTAAAGGGGATAGATATGCTTCGTAATGGTGGAATATTGGCATTTATTACATCCCAAGGTGTTTTAAATAGTACCAAAAATGAACCAATACGTCAGGCATTAATGAAAAGTTGCGACCTTATCTCAGCTATACGTTTACCAAATAATCTCTTTACAGATTATGCTGGAACTGACGTTGGAAGCGATTTGATTGTACTACAAAAAAATAATGCTAAATTATTACTTTCTGAAACAGAACAACAATTCTGCAAAACCTATTTAACTCCTGAGAATACCACAAATAATCTCCTTTTTGAAAATCTGCAGCGCATTGTTCATACCTCATTGTATAAAGGAACCGATCAATACGGCAAATCTACATGGATTTATGAACATAAAGATGGTGCTCAGGGCATAGCAAGAGATTTAAAAAGCATGCTGTCCTTTGACATTTCTAATAATTTAGATTCCCAGCTATATAAAGGATTAAATAAGATAGAAACCATTGTTCCACTTTCAATATCTCAACCTGTTAATTTTCCTATTGAAATTAAAAAAGAAGAGTCTAATGAAAGTAAATCTGTAATTGCAACAAACTCATCAGAAATAGCACAATTAAGTCTGTTTAGTTTTTATGATAATACTCCTGAAGTAAGACCAATACCTCAAAGAAAGAAAACCGTTAAGTCTTCTAATAAAAGCTCACATTTCAAAATTCAACAGGGAAACTTATTTGATTTTCCCGTTAGGCAAAATGATACTGTAACACCAGCAAATAGTGAGGAAAACAAAGTTAAAAACAATGAGGTCTTTGGAAATTTATTCTCTGAGGATAATAAAGAGCAGTTTAATATCGTCCCTAAACCAGACATTTATAAAGGCGAATTAAAACCTTTTCATAGAAACGAATGTTTAGTAGTAGATAAAGGTTACGTCGGCTATCTGAAAGATTTAAATCAGGATGAAGAAAAAGCTATATTCCATCCACTTATACTTGCACCGACACAAAAATCCAGAGCAGAATTTTATATTAACCTACGTGATGCTTATCAAGAATTATATCAAAAAGAGGCAGAAAAACAAACAGAACACAAACAAGAAAGACAAACTCTTAATAGGCTATATGACATTTTTATAAAAAGATATGGAAGCCTGAATAGTGCTGAAAATATCAAACTCATCAAAACCGATAGTGCGGGAAATGAAATACCTTATCTGGAGCGTGTGGTTGGTGGTGTGGTTCATAAATCTGACATATTTCACGCTCCTGTCAGTTTTTCTACTGCTACATTCACAACAGATAATCCTGATGAAGCATTGGCCGCATCACTAAACAGATATGGAGCTGTCCGATTGGATTATATGTCACAAATCAGCAAATTATCGTTCGATGATTTGAAAGAAGCTTTGCACGGACGTATTTTTTTTAATCCGCTGGAAAAACAATATGAGATTTCAGAAAAATGGGTATCAGGAAATGTGGTTCTGAAATCAGAAGAGTTAATTGCCTATATAGGAAACAATCCAGATGATAAAGATGCTGAAGAAAGCCTTTCAGCTTTGCAAGAAGCCGTACCAAGGCGTATTGAGTTTGAGGAATTGGATTTTAATTTAGGAGAACGCTGGATACCAACAGGCATATACAATCATTTTGCTACTTATTTATTTAATACAGAGGTACGAATTCAGTATACTGAAAATACAGATGATTTTTCCATTAATTGCGATAAAAAGAATATTCATATAACTGAAAAGTTCGCTATAAAATCTCAAACCCGTTCATATGATGGGATTTCCCTTTTTAAACACGCTCTGGTAAATACGACTCCGGATATCACTAAAAAGATTATAATTGGAGATCAGGAAGTCAAAGTACGGGATATGGAAGCCATACAAATGGCTAACACTAAAATTGATGAGATTCGCAAAGCATTTTCGGACTGGCTGTATGCCCAAAATGACGAATTTAAAGAGCGACTGACTGATAAATATAACGACACTTTTAATTGTTTTGTCCGTCCGCAATACAACGGCAGTCATCAAGATTTTCCTGGTTTGGATAGAAAGGCTTTAGGAATTGAAGACCTGTATTCGAGTCAAAAAGATGCCGTTTGGATGATAAAACTAAATAGAGGTGCCATCTGCGATCATGAAGTAGGTGCAGGAAAAACACTTATTATGTGTGCCGCTGCTCAAGAAATGAAACGTTTAGGACTCGCTCATAAACCTATGATTATTGGACTAAAAGCCAATGTACACGAGATAGCAGAAACGTATCGAAAAGCATACCCTCACGCTAAAATACTCTACCCAGGAAAAGAAGATTTTACCCCGCAAAAACGCCTGCGTATTTTTGGTGATATCAAAAACAATGATTGGGATTGTATCATCCTTACACACGATCAGTTTGGAATGATTCCGCAATCACCAGAAATGCAAAAAGAGATTTTACAAGCAGAACTAGATAGTGTTGAAGAGAATCTCTCAGTGCTTGAATCTCAAGGCAAGGAAGTTTCGCGTGCGATGCTTAAAGGAGTTATCGTTCGAAAACAAAACTTGGAAGTTAAACTAAAAACACTCGAACACGATATCGAAAATCGTAAAGACGATGTTGTAGATTTCAAAATGATGGGTATTGATCATTTGTTGGTAGATGAAAGCCACCGTTTCAAAAACCTAATGTTCAATACCCGTCATGATCGTGTAGCTGGATTAGGTAATATGCAGGGAAGTCAAAAGGCCTTAAATCTACTATTTGCTATACGAACTATACAAGAGAGAAGTAGAAAAGATTTAGGAGCTACTTTTCTTTCTGGAACTACCATTAGCAATTCACTAACAGAATTATATTTATTGTTCAAATACCTGCGTCCACAGGCAATGAAGAAACAAGGTATTAGCTGTTTTGATGCCTGGGCAGCTATCTATGCCCGTAAGACTACCGATTACGAATTCTCGGTTGCCAATAATATTGTACAAAAAGAACGATTCCGTTATTTTATCAAAGTACCGGAGCTGGCCCAATTCTATTCTGAGATTACAGATTATCGCACAGCAAAAGATATCGGTATCGACCGACCAGAAAAGAACGAGATACTCTACAATATTCCACCCACTCCACAGCAGGAAGTGTTTATTAAGAACCTTATGGAATTTGCCAAAACAGGTGATGCTACAAAACTTGGAAGAGCTAAATTGTCTGATAGCGAAGAAAAAGCCAAAATGCTTATTGCAACAGATTATGCTCGAAAGATGTCTCTTGATATGAGAATGATCAGTTCCAAATATGACGACCATCCTGACAATAAAGCCTCACATTGTGCTTTGAATATTGCTAAATATTATAATCAATTTAATGCTCAAAAAGGGACACAGTTTGTGTTTTCAGACCTAGGCACTTATAAGCCTGGTCAGTGGAATGTCTATTCGGAAGTTAAGCGTAAACTAATAGTGGATCATGGGATTCCCGCCCATGAAATACGTTTTATTCAAGAAGCCAAAACTGATAAGATGCGTAGGGAGTTCATAAGTGCGATGAATGAAGGGAAAATCAGGATACTATTTGGATCAACTGATATGTTAGGGACAGGAGTCAACGCCCAGAAGCGGTCGGTAACGATACATCATTTAGACACGCCGTGGAGACCGAGCGATTTGTCGCAAAGAAATGGTAGGGCGATTCGTAAAGGTAATGAGATAGCCAAGCATTTTGGGGACAATAAAGTAGATGTTATCATATATGCTGTAGAGAAATCACTGGATAGTTACAAGTTTAATCTACTACACAATAAACAACTATTTATTGATCAACTTAAGAATAATAGTCTAAGTAAACGTACTATTGATGAAGGTAGCATGGATGAAAAATCAGGTATGAATTTCTCGGAATATGTTGCCATTCTTTCAGGAAATACGGACCTATTGGAAAAAGCAAAATTAGAAAAGAAAATTACTTCATTGGAGAGCGAACGCCATGCTTTTACTCGCTCCAAATCTATGTCACGTTATAAATTAGAAGATAATACAGCTACTTTAACTACTTCAAAATCCCGTGTAGCTTTATTCACTCTTGATTGGAAGAACCTGCAAAAACGCATACAAAAAACACAGGAAGGTACAATTTTGAACCCTGTCCAATTAATTGGGTTACAATCAAATGCTGATATCAAAGAAATCGGACAAAAACTGAATGTTATAGCTGATAAAGCGAGAACGGAAGGTCAGTATGAGGAAATTGGCACATTGTATGGTTTTTCACTTCTAGTAAAAACGGAGGTATCCCAAAAAGAGAATGTCAATATAAAAGATAACCGATTTTTTGTTCAAGGCGAAAGCAGCATCAAATACACTTACAATAACGGACAAATGGCCTCTGATCCAAAATTGGCCACTATGAATTTCTTGAATGCTCTTGAAAAAATACCAGATTTAATTAACCAGGAACAAAAGAAAATAAATGCTATTGAAAAAGATATTCCTGTACTTCAGGAAGTGGTCAATGGTGTCTGGACAAAAGAAAATTCATTAGCAGAGTTGAAAACTGAGTTAGCGGCTTTGGAGAGAAAAATTCAGCTATCAATTGCACCTGAAAAGCAGCAAGAATCAGAGGAATTGGAATCAGTTAATAATCAAAACGGAACTCCTAAATTGAAGGCTTCTTAG
- a CDS encoding ParA family protein, with amino-acid sequence MKTKHRTIFVAFSSQKGGVGKSTFTAIAASILHYRLGYNVAVFDCDFPQYSLIKMRTRDMTTVMENDVFKRIAYKQFTTINKKAYPIMKHKAEGLLEAAHDFAVSSTVPIDVIFFDLPGTVNTPGILKALAGMHHIFTPITADRLVMESTLVFTQLMTDVIMKKGETSIENISLFWNQVDGRERSPLYDIYNELISNLGLSIMHSQIMNSMRFRKESEADAKTVFRSTILPPDERLMKACRLDQFMTEFLRTLQL; translated from the coding sequence ATGAAAACAAAACACAGAACAATATTTGTTGCTTTTTCTTCTCAAAAGGGAGGTGTTGGTAAAAGTACATTTACAGCAATTGCCGCCAGTATTCTACACTACAGACTCGGTTATAATGTAGCCGTATTTGATTGTGACTTTCCACAATACAGTTTGATAAAAATGCGTACTCGTGATATGACTACAGTCATGGAAAACGATGTATTCAAGCGGATAGCTTATAAGCAGTTCACAACCATAAACAAAAAGGCTTACCCTATTATGAAGCATAAGGCCGAAGGTCTGCTGGAAGCTGCACATGACTTTGCAGTGTCGTCGACAGTACCAATTGATGTTATCTTTTTTGACCTTCCAGGAACAGTGAATACCCCTGGGATTTTAAAAGCATTGGCAGGAATGCACCATATTTTCACACCTATTACCGCTGACCGTCTGGTCATGGAAAGTACACTCGTTTTTACTCAGTTGATGACTGACGTTATCATGAAAAAAGGAGAAACATCCATAGAAAATATCAGCCTATTCTGGAATCAGGTGGATGGACGCGAACGCTCACCTTTATATGATATCTACAACGAGCTCATCAGCAATCTCGGACTAAGCATTATGCACTCCCAGATTATGAATAGCATGCGTTTTCGCAAAGAAAGTGAAGCCGATGCTAAGACCGTTTTTCGCTCTACCATATTACCTCCAGACGAGCGACTGATGAAAGCCTGTCGATTAGACCAGTTTATGACTGAGTTTTTAAGAACACTTCAATTATAA
- a CDS encoding conjugal transfer protein TraD, translating into MEIVIVICLLIVIVLLSKDKIVIKKVVSKQEQPPFVNLNMPEIMGIPKPKKRLSMPSIASNSQNEESIKKIDNFESEIEENDFDIEIPQEELDEVFRNMPDFEEEEEEWNRYGISGGNYGFAQGVTFEELSSVGMLLQKEKLEQSQKETTVAIVQKIQGTELFSLLENSMESASRKIAELLDGSLSTETDAGSSTLRKNDLEEFDIGEFM; encoded by the coding sequence ATGGAAATAGTGATTGTTATATGTCTGCTGATTGTAATTGTCCTTTTATCAAAGGACAAGATTGTCATAAAAAAGGTGGTTTCAAAACAAGAGCAGCCTCCATTCGTAAATCTTAATATGCCTGAAATAATGGGCATTCCCAAACCAAAGAAAAGACTTTCAATGCCAAGTATTGCCTCCAATAGCCAAAACGAAGAGTCGATAAAGAAGATTGATAATTTTGAATCAGAAATTGAAGAAAACGATTTTGATATAGAAATTCCGCAGGAAGAACTAGATGAAGTTTTCAGAAATATGCCTGATTTTGAGGAAGAGGAAGAAGAATGGAACAGGTATGGAATATCCGGTGGGAATTACGGTTTTGCTCAAGGGGTTACCTTTGAAGAGCTAAGCTCCGTGGGGATGCTGCTACAAAAAGAAAAATTGGAGCAATCTCAAAAGGAAACAACGGTCGCTATTGTTCAGAAAATACAGGGAACCGAATTATTCAGTCTGTTGGAAAATTCCATGGAAAGTGCCTCCCGTAAAATAGCTGAGCTATTGGACGGGAGTCTTTCTACTGAAACAGATGCTGGTTCTTCCACTTTGCGGAAAAATGATTTGGAGGAGTTTGATATTGGTGAGTTTATGTGA
- the mobA gene encoding conjugal transfer protein MobA: protein MDQSNNRPLRKSGRNPKKDPAVFRYSISLNAEENARFLSLFEQSQMNVMAHFITACIFQKTIKTIKVDKVTMDYYMRLTTLYGQFRSVGVNYNQIVKLLFRNFSEKKASAYLYKLEKQTAEMAKLCQQIIQLTGEFEAKYLKENE, encoded by the coding sequence ATGGACCAAAGCAATAACAGACCACTGAGAAAATCCGGGCGTAATCCTAAAAAGGATCCTGCCGTTTTCCGTTATTCCATATCATTGAATGCTGAAGAAAACGCCCGCTTTCTTTCTCTTTTTGAACAATCACAAATGAATGTAATGGCGCATTTTATTACTGCCTGTATCTTTCAAAAGACTATTAAGACCATCAAAGTGGACAAGGTTACAATGGATTATTATATGCGACTGACTACACTGTATGGTCAGTTTCGCTCAGTTGGAGTGAATTATAACCAGATTGTAAAGCTGCTTTTTCGCAATTTTTCGGAGAAAAAAGCAAGCGCTTATCTCTATAAATTAGAAAAACAGACCGCTGAAATGGCAAAATTATGTCAGCAGATCATACAACTTACTGGGGAATTTGAAGCAAAATATTTAAAAGAAAACGAATAA
- a CDS encoding DUF3408 domain-containing protein: MQKDDKVKVTPEIDEELMMAIMEDGVKKEGMQIPDEKAKKPEKVKVIIKERSKVKKINETDYEKIFFKRAETNARNGKSVYIRPDFHEKMSRIVQVIGEDKITIYAYLDNLLEYHFLEFGEQITKSYNDKHKPIF; the protein is encoded by the coding sequence ATGCAAAAAGATGATAAAGTAAAAGTTACGCCTGAAATCGACGAAGAGCTGATGATGGCTATAATGGAGGATGGCGTGAAAAAGGAAGGTATGCAAATTCCAGATGAAAAAGCAAAAAAGCCAGAAAAAGTAAAAGTGATAATCAAAGAGCGAAGTAAAGTAAAAAAGATAAATGAAACGGATTATGAAAAAATATTTTTCAAGAGAGCTGAGACCAATGCCCGAAATGGAAAATCAGTTTACATACGTCCTGATTTTCACGAAAAAATGTCCCGTATAGTACAGGTTATCGGTGAAGATAAAATAACCATTTACGCCTATCTGGATAATTTGTTAGAATACCATTTTCTAGAGTTTGGAGAACAGATTACTAAGAGTTATAATGATAAGCATAAACCAATTTTTTAG